In Oncorhynchus mykiss isolate Arlee chromosome 1, USDA_OmykA_1.1, whole genome shotgun sequence, the following proteins share a genomic window:
- the tab3 gene encoding TGF-beta-activated kinase 1 and MAP3K7-binding protein 3 isoform X1, whose product MAQGGPPLDYHVLQDLKQRFPEIPEGVVSQCLLQNNNNLDICCRLLAQESNRYLYGEFHSPEEVRLSRNHMLHIQLGYPPPEAGKSNGGGRSLVHSSSDGHIELPRAGFQEPLSAPATMAPSPGYNPFFMKEHGGRSASTPTPPPMQGMSPTYSPVPRYTMNPITVTLSQNLPNAPQALHIPVGHYGNSGGNALYLRPSPSQSPQPSPWPSPGQPVYQPSPYATPTYQSPYSSPQHQPHQVQPQQQVQHQVQHQHQPHPQHQQTHVFLPISPPTLASMPYHQHHQQQQPIYRPYLPKSSLKNQIEITLEGTRPRSNSPVHCPPGQTLYMATSPSPSSPQRGLSGGGPAAFHPGVYLHQGPTRPRPASSPQPGSQAGYTFKIKVSPGQAQQRPPSGSPPVSSPPESLLNMVDQGEHHALAPAPILPISALPGNIASHIANRMPRRSSSGSDDYAYTQALLLHQRARMERLLKELLMERKKVEQLKADVNDMEYDALQRRFRRVNSSSLIPRPEEMTRLRSLNRQLQIDIDCTLKETDLLQSRGKFDPKAENSFYKNIQTGPVVPPKPGRKEVERKAKPVAAGPPQRDEDFEGAQWSCEECTFLNHPALNRCEQCEMPRYT is encoded by the exons ATGGCGCAGGGAGGCCCTCCGCTAGACTATCACGTCCTGCAGGACCTCAAGCAGCGCTTCCCCGAGATCCCAGAGGGAGTAGTGTCCCAGTGCCTTCTGCAG aacaacaacaacctggATATATGCTGCCGCCTACTGGCTCAGGAGAGTAACAGATACCTCTATGGGGAGTTCCACAGTCCGGAGGAGGTTCGCCTGAGCCGGAACCACATGCTGCACATCCAGTTGGGCTACCCCCCCCCGGAGGCGGGCAAGTCCAACGGGGGTGGGCGCTCCCTGGTGCACAGCTCCAGCGACGGTCACATCGAGCTTCCGCGGGCCGGCTTCCAGGAACCCCTCTCGGCCCCCGCCACCATGGCACCCTCACCGGGGTACAACCCCTTCTTCATGAAGGAGCATGGAGGGCGCTCAGCCAgcacccccacccctcctcccatGCAGGGCATGTCCCCTACCTACTCCCCTGTTCCCCGCTACACCATGAACCCCATCACGGTCACCCTCTCCCAGAACCTTCCCAATGCCCCCCAGGCCCTGCATATCCCCGTCGGTCACTATGGCAACAGTGGCGGCAATGCCCTCTACCTCCGTCCCTCCCCCTCCCAGAGCCCCCAGCCCTCTCCTTGGCCTTCGCCCGGGCAGCCTGTGTATCAGCCCTCGCCCTACGCCACTCCCACCTACCAGTCCCCCTATAGCTCACCCCAGCACCAACCCCACCAAGTGCAACCCCAACAGCAGGTACAGCACCAAGTCCAACACCAGCACCAGCCCCACCCCCAGCACCAGCAGACCCATGTCTTCCTGCCAATCAGCCCTCCCACCCTGGCCAGCATGCCCTACCACCAGCACCACCAACAGCAGCAGCCCATCTACCGGCCCTACCTTCCCAAGAGCTCCCTGAAGAACCAGATCGAGATCACCTTGGAGGGCACACGGCCCCGCAGCAACTCCCCCGTCCACTGTCCCCCGGGCCAGACGCTCTACATGGCCACAAGCCCCTCACCCAGCTCACCCCAGCGAGGCCTTAGTGGCGGGGGTCCCGCCGCATTTCACCCTGGGGTCTACCTGCACCAGGGCCCCACGCGGCCCAGACCTGCCTCCTCGCCCCAGCCGGGCAGCCAGGCTGGCTACACCTTTAAGATCAAAGTGTCCCCAGGCCAGGCCCAGCAGAGGCCCCCCTCAGGCTCCCCTCCCGTGTCCTCCCCTCCTGAGTCTCTGCTCAACATGGTGGACCAGGGGGAGCACCATGCGCTGGCCCCGGCGCCTATCCTGCCCATCTCGGCTCTGCCCGGTAACATCGCCAGCCACATCGCCAACCGCATGCCCCGCCGGTCCAGCTCAGGCTCCGATGACTACGCTTACACCCAGG CTCTCCTGCTGCACCAGAGGGCCCGGATGGAGCGTCTACTGAAGGAGCTGCTCATGGAGAGGAAGAAAGTGGAGCAGCTGAAGGCAGATGTCAACGACATGGAGTACGACGCCCTCCAGAGACGCTTCAGACGAGTCAACAGCAGCAGCCTCATCCCCCGG CCTGAAGAGATGACCCGATTACGCAGTCTGAACAGACAGCTTCAGATTGATATCGACTGCACCCTGAAGGAGACGGATCTGCTGCAGTCTAgag GGAAGTTTGATCCGAAAGCCGAGAACAGCTTTTATAAGAACATACAGACCGGTCCGGTGGTACCACCCAAGCCAGGAAGGAAAG AGGTGGAGCGGAAAGCCAAGCCTGTGGCTGCGGGGCCCCCTCAGAGGGACGAGGACTTTGAGGGAGCCCAGTGGAGCTGTGAAGAATGCACCTTCCTCAACCACCCTGCACTCAACCGCTGTGAACAGTGTGAGATGCCGCGCTACACCTGA
- the tab3 gene encoding TGF-beta-activated kinase 1 and MAP3K7-binding protein 3 isoform X2, which yields MTRVNKLMNNNNLDICCRLLAQESNRYLYGEFHSPEEVRLSRNHMLHIQLGYPPPEAGKSNGGGRSLVHSSSDGHIELPRAGFQEPLSAPATMAPSPGYNPFFMKEHGGRSASTPTPPPMQGMSPTYSPVPRYTMNPITVTLSQNLPNAPQALHIPVGHYGNSGGNALYLRPSPSQSPQPSPWPSPGQPVYQPSPYATPTYQSPYSSPQHQPHQVQPQQQVQHQVQHQHQPHPQHQQTHVFLPISPPTLASMPYHQHHQQQQPIYRPYLPKSSLKNQIEITLEGTRPRSNSPVHCPPGQTLYMATSPSPSSPQRGLSGGGPAAFHPGVYLHQGPTRPRPASSPQPGSQAGYTFKIKVSPGQAQQRPPSGSPPVSSPPESLLNMVDQGEHHALAPAPILPISALPGNIASHIANRMPRRSSSGSDDYAYTQALLLHQRARMERLLKELLMERKKVEQLKADVNDMEYDALQRRFRRVNSSSLIPRPEEMTRLRSLNRQLQIDIDCTLKETDLLQSRGKFDPKAENSFYKNIQTGPVVPPKPGRKEVERKAKPVAAGPPQRDEDFEGAQWSCEECTFLNHPALNRCEQCEMPRYT from the exons ATGACAAGAGTGAATAAGCTCATG aacaacaacaacctggATATATGCTGCCGCCTACTGGCTCAGGAGAGTAACAGATACCTCTATGGGGAGTTCCACAGTCCGGAGGAGGTTCGCCTGAGCCGGAACCACATGCTGCACATCCAGTTGGGCTACCCCCCCCCGGAGGCGGGCAAGTCCAACGGGGGTGGGCGCTCCCTGGTGCACAGCTCCAGCGACGGTCACATCGAGCTTCCGCGGGCCGGCTTCCAGGAACCCCTCTCGGCCCCCGCCACCATGGCACCCTCACCGGGGTACAACCCCTTCTTCATGAAGGAGCATGGAGGGCGCTCAGCCAgcacccccacccctcctcccatGCAGGGCATGTCCCCTACCTACTCCCCTGTTCCCCGCTACACCATGAACCCCATCACGGTCACCCTCTCCCAGAACCTTCCCAATGCCCCCCAGGCCCTGCATATCCCCGTCGGTCACTATGGCAACAGTGGCGGCAATGCCCTCTACCTCCGTCCCTCCCCCTCCCAGAGCCCCCAGCCCTCTCCTTGGCCTTCGCCCGGGCAGCCTGTGTATCAGCCCTCGCCCTACGCCACTCCCACCTACCAGTCCCCCTATAGCTCACCCCAGCACCAACCCCACCAAGTGCAACCCCAACAGCAGGTACAGCACCAAGTCCAACACCAGCACCAGCCCCACCCCCAGCACCAGCAGACCCATGTCTTCCTGCCAATCAGCCCTCCCACCCTGGCCAGCATGCCCTACCACCAGCACCACCAACAGCAGCAGCCCATCTACCGGCCCTACCTTCCCAAGAGCTCCCTGAAGAACCAGATCGAGATCACCTTGGAGGGCACACGGCCCCGCAGCAACTCCCCCGTCCACTGTCCCCCGGGCCAGACGCTCTACATGGCCACAAGCCCCTCACCCAGCTCACCCCAGCGAGGCCTTAGTGGCGGGGGTCCCGCCGCATTTCACCCTGGGGTCTACCTGCACCAGGGCCCCACGCGGCCCAGACCTGCCTCCTCGCCCCAGCCGGGCAGCCAGGCTGGCTACACCTTTAAGATCAAAGTGTCCCCAGGCCAGGCCCAGCAGAGGCCCCCCTCAGGCTCCCCTCCCGTGTCCTCCCCTCCTGAGTCTCTGCTCAACATGGTGGACCAGGGGGAGCACCATGCGCTGGCCCCGGCGCCTATCCTGCCCATCTCGGCTCTGCCCGGTAACATCGCCAGCCACATCGCCAACCGCATGCCCCGCCGGTCCAGCTCAGGCTCCGATGACTACGCTTACACCCAGG CTCTCCTGCTGCACCAGAGGGCCCGGATGGAGCGTCTACTGAAGGAGCTGCTCATGGAGAGGAAGAAAGTGGAGCAGCTGAAGGCAGATGTCAACGACATGGAGTACGACGCCCTCCAGAGACGCTTCAGACGAGTCAACAGCAGCAGCCTCATCCCCCGG CCTGAAGAGATGACCCGATTACGCAGTCTGAACAGACAGCTTCAGATTGATATCGACTGCACCCTGAAGGAGACGGATCTGCTGCAGTCTAgag GGAAGTTTGATCCGAAAGCCGAGAACAGCTTTTATAAGAACATACAGACCGGTCCGGTGGTACCACCCAAGCCAGGAAGGAAAG AGGTGGAGCGGAAAGCCAAGCCTGTGGCTGCGGGGCCCCCTCAGAGGGACGAGGACTTTGAGGGAGCCCAGTGGAGCTGTGAAGAATGCACCTTCCTCAACCACCCTGCACTCAACCGCTGTGAACAGTGTGAGATGCCGCGCTACACCTGA